A part of Aspergillus flavus chromosome 5, complete sequence genomic DNA contains:
- a CDS encoding Carboxylesterase family-domain-containing protein — protein MHLTYLCVLIQCLLLSRVGSARNPKSPAFAVLVDNSLEPAVVQSSPSYLLLREAHTQESAAAACNTLGESLASVKDVPFFEPLLSMHLRALDGEISYPMWLAGNGETCTAYSLPNNHTFSVECTRRIRALCTNTAEYQTGLDPPSTSRHIFVKTSQGLIKGFRDRLTARFQGIPYAKPPIGERRLKNPERLHSFPGRKKGSAYDATEFKALCPQDMTPNATPDLPNPNYPISEDCLYLNIYTPMLPENESTDLLPVVVWIHGGSNYFGGSSLPFYFGMNLATRRPLVVVSINYRLGALGFLSDLSKASDIGSNQAMRDQLMALDWVREHIKSFGGDPERVTIFGESSGGSAVMSLIQTNPGKGLFSQAIVQSGGTWSGWQRPHVQADLTRMFLDLAGCNDLDCVKNNRTMGEILEYQGLLFSKAQEVFPRGEVNFIEPFRPFIDHDLITEDWTTALEAGRYRKVPTLVTYTRDEFGLILKTNETLKDKPIDYSTAVEFLATFLLGEERTRQVLDTPELGFNRSLIHMSDVTDPFIQLTTDLGYRCSSEIYAGFLDRHNRDVWEVSWDIGLPQFIGGMICGNGTKRACHAAELPILFGSANYANISSSALASVNYYQQARNTIDLYSNFVHDGEVWINATYYLRRNGNAVRNVLHWDDTPASTRGGVRWEICQKMDEMNLYDRLYYPYLPLGDRANTRVGYISLQYPMVAGPFD, from the exons atgcaTTTGACGTACTTGTGCGTTCTCATCCAATGTTTACTCTTGTCGCGGGTGGGATCAGCTAGGAACCCAAAATCGCCAGCTTTCGCTGTGCTGGTGGACAATTCTCTG GAACCGGCTGTCGTGCAGTCCAGCCCTTCTTATCTGTTGCTGCGCGAAGCACACACGCAAGAATCCGCTGCTGCGGCTTGTAACACATTGGGGGAGAGTTTGGCAAGTGTCAAAGATGTGCCTTTCTTCGAGCCATTGCTCTCGATGCACCTGAGAGCTCTGGATGGGGAGATATCCTATCCCATGTGGTTGGCAGGAAACGGTGAGACCTGCACAGCATACAGTCTGCCGAATAATCACACCTTCAGCGTTGAATGCACCCGTCGCATTCGCGCTCTTTGCACCAATACTGCAGAATATCAGACTGGCCTCGATCCCCCGTCCACTAGTCGCCATATATTTGTTAAGACATCCCAAGGCCTTATTAAGGGGTTCCGAGACCGCTTGACGGCACGGTTCCAGGGAATTCCCTATGCGAAACCTCCGATAGGCGAGCGTCGACTGAAGAACCCAGAAAGATTGCACAGCTTTCccggaagaaaaaaaggatcGGCATATGATGCTACAGAGTTTAAAGCACTCTGTCCG CAAGATATGACCCCGAACGCTACACCGGAcctcccaaacccaaactaCCCTATATCTGAAGATTGCCTGTATCTAAATATTTACACGCCAATGCTTCCTGAAAACGAGTCCACTGATTTGTTACCTGTGGTGGTTTGGATTCATGGGGGCTCAAATTATTTTGGTGGATCgtcccttcctttttattttgggATGAACCTTGCAACTCGCCGACCATTGGTGGTGGTCTCTATAAACTATCGCCTTGGTGCTCTGGGATTTCTCTCTGATCTATCTAAGGCATCAGATATTGGAAGCAACCAAGCTATGCGCGACCAACTGATGGCTCTGGACTGGGTTCGGGAACACATCAAATCATTTGGTGGCGATCCCGAACGAGTAACGATTTTTGGGGAATCCTCGGGAGGCAGTGCGGTGATGTCTCTCATCCAGACAAACCCGGGAAAGGGCCTATTTTCCCAGGCCATTGTTCAGTCTGGGGGGACATGGTCGGGTTGGCAAAGGCCCCACGTGCAGGCCGACCTCACACGAATGTTCCTGGACCTGGCTGGTTGTAACGACCTGGATTGCGTGAAAAACAACCGGACGATGGGGGAAATCCTAGAATACCAAGGCCTGCTGTTCTCCAAGGCTCAAGAAGTGTTCCCTCGCGGGGAGGTCAACTTTATCGAGCCATTCCGGCCATTTATTGATCATGATCTAATCACGGAAGATTGGACAACTGCGCTAGAAGCCGGTCGTTATCGTAAGGTGCCAACACTCGTCACCTACACCCGGGACGAGTTCggattaattttaaagacCAATGAGACCTTGAAGGACAAGCCGATAGATTACTCAACAGCAGTTGAGTTTCTGGCCACATTTCTTTTAGGTGAGGAGCGCACCAGGCAGGTGTTAGATACCCCGGAGTTAGGGTTCAACCGGTCATTGATCCATATGTCGGATGTTACCGACCCGTTCATCCAACTTACTACAGATCTGGGCTACCGATGTAGCAGCGAGATCTATGCGGGGTTTCTGGACAGGCATAACCGCGACGTATGGGAAGTGTCGTGGGATATCGGTCTGCCGCAATTTATCGGGGGAATGATCTGTGGCAATGGCACAAAGCGTGCTTGTCATGCCGCTGAGCTCCCCATCCTTTTCGGCTCAGCAAATTATGCCAATATCAGCAGCAGTGCGCTCGCCTCCGTCAACTACTACCAGCAGGCTCGGAACACGATTGACTTGTACAGCAACTTCGTGCATGATGGCGAAGTGTGGATCAATGCGACATACTATCTACGGCGGAATGGCAACGCAGTCCGCAATGTCCTCCATTGGGACGATACGCCTGCGTCAACACGTGGGGGCGTCCGCTGGGAGATCTGTCAGAAGATGGATGAGATGAACTTATATGATCGGTTGTATTACCCGTATCTCCCGCTCGGGGACCGCGCGAATACAAGGGTCGGTTACATTTCTTTGCAGTATCCCATGGTGGCTGGGCCCTTTGATTAA
- a CDS encoding S-adenosylmethionine synthetase, producing MKSQSKFLFTSESVGEGHPDKICDQVADAILDECLKQNPLSKVAIEVAVRPGLVIVFGVVHFIPQLDIDAIVRFVLKDIGYTSPDQELDYRTCQVMDCVELHPSLFNGISSGLEAPDDEPAGDQGMAFGYATDETPQLLGRRIHGAKENSRPLTLHLAHRISRELKAAHTNRILPWLRPDTKAQVTVEYVEDEGRMVPTRVHNVVITAQHTPGVPLEKLRQGILDKVVRKSIPAKYLDDRTAYHIQPTGDVGVSPSGKFAGVTGRKIVVDTYGGWGAHGGGAFSGKDFRQVDRSAAYMARWIAKSLVHHGLAHRCLIQLSYSIGIAEPLSIFIDTFKTSKFTSDQLKEIIRKNFDLRPAAIAKDLNLIDPIYYQTAKNGHFTNEKFPWEQPLDLVL from the exons ATGAAGTCCCAATCCAAATTTCTTTTCACATCCGAGTCTGTAGGTGAAGGACACCCGGATAAAATATGTGACCAAGTGGCCGATGCCATCCTCGACGAATGTCTCAAGCAGAATCCTCTGAGCAAGGTCGCCATAGAGGTCGCTGTACGGCCGGGGCTAGTGATTGTGTTTGGTGTTGTCCACTTCATCCCCCAATTGGATATCGACGCCATTGTTCGCTTCGTGCTGAAAGACATTGGGTACACTAGCCCAGACCAGGAGTTAGACTATCGGACGTGCCAGGTCATGGACTGCGTGGAGCTACACCCATCGTTGTTTAACGGCATATCCTCTGGCCTTGAAGCACCCGATGATGAACCGGCAGGCGATCAG GGGATGGCTTTTGGATACGCAACAGATGAAACCCCCCAGTTACT AGGCCGCCGCATTCATGGCGCTAAGGAAAATTCCAGGCCCTTGACCCTCCATCTAGCGCACAGGATCTCCCGTGAACTGAAAGCCGCCCACACCAATCGCATCCTCCCATGGCTTCGACCGGACACCAAGGCACAGGTTACCGTGGAGTATGTTGAGGATGAAGGTAGGATGGTTCCCACCCGAGTCCATAACGTGGTTATTACTGCGCAGCATACACCTGGTGTGCCACTCGAAAAGTTGCGGCAAGGGATACTAGACAAGGTTGTCCGCAAGTCAATTCCAGCGAAATATCTGGATGACCGGACCGCCTATCAT ATCCAGCCAACAGGAGATGTAGGAGTGAGCCCATCAGGCAAGTTCGCCGGCGTGACCGGTCGCAAAATTGTTGTTGACACCTATGGGGGCTGGGGTGCCCACGGGGGCGGCGCTTTCTCAGGGAAAGATTTCCGCCAG GTTGATCGGTCCGCAGCCTATATGGCGCGGTGGATTGCCAAATCACTTGTTCACCACGGGCTCGCGCACCGGTGCCTCATCCAGCTGTCTTACTCCATCGGCATCGCGGAGCCCTTGAGTATTTTTATCGATACCTTCAAAACCAGCAAATTCACCTCAGACCAATTGAAGGAGATTATCCGCAAGAATTTTGATCTCAGGCCGGCAGCTATTGCGAAAGACCTCAACTTGATTGATCCGATCTACTACCAGACTGCCAAGAACGGACATTTTACCAACGAGAAGTTCCCTTGGGAGCAACCCCTTGACTTGGTGTTGTAG
- a CDS encoding putative monocarboxylate transporter produces MDMNRIHGMRRRFSIICIILTIMSWPTKLWYTYKIPCQPDSISYYPSPINMEKDIQPPHDQSQPSEGPVQPQAQQQNVQSSPPDGGYGWVCTAAAATINAHSWGFNSAYGVFLAHYLKHNTFPGSSPLEYAFVGSLSITLLLLVSPIATISVREWGIKPIMFCGVILETASLICASFATEIWHLFLTQGVLFGMGVGFLFIPTAAVVPQWFTTKRSLASGISLSGAGLGGLIYSLATGAMIRNLGLQWAFRILGIIGFIVNTTCTLLIKDRNSTTTGHHKQTSMNLTLLRKGEYQLLLGFASFTMLGYFVLMYSLANYANEIGLNASQASIITAIFNLGQAVGRPCIGYFSDRVGRINMASSMTFLSGILALVVWTNAKSYGVLGFFAVAEGLIAGNFWATIAPLMAEVVGLKEVPAGLNILWLSIVLPCTFSEPIALEIFTGTGSYLGTQLFTGFVYLAAAGCLVALRGWKIMVDSRGAGVIGDGSERRTDGVDVLVSGMERLGFVEFCQLCFRWEVFRTEPGIYTKTKDPDFPTPAS; encoded by the exons ATGGATATGAACCGGATCCACGGCATGAGACGTCGTTTCTCCATCATATGTATAATTCTGACTATAATGTCTTGGCCGACTAAGCTCTGGTATACATATAAGATACCATGCCAACCAGACAGTATCTCTTATTACCCTTCGCCCATCAACATGGAGAAAGATATTCAACCACCGCATGACCAAAGTCAGCCTTCAGAAGGCCCAGTCCAACCTCAAGCTCAGCAGCAGAATGTGCAGAGTAGTCCGCCAGATGGTGGCTATGGATGGGTCTGCACAGCAGCGGCTGCCACAATCAACGCTCACTCATGGGGATTCAACTCTGCATACGGCGTATTCCTTGCCCATTACCTGAAGCACAATACCTTCCCCGGCTCATCACCCTTGGAATACGCCTTCGTGGGATCCCTAAGCATCACCCTGCTATTACTGGTGTCACCCATCGCGACAATATCCGTCCGAGAATGGGGCATAAAACCAATAATGTTCTGCGGAGTCATCCTCGAAACCGCCAGCTTAATCTGCGCGAGCTTCGCCACCGAAATCTGgcacctcttcctcacacAGGGAGTCCTCTTCGGCATGGGGGtaggcttcctcttcatcccgACGGCAGCAGTCGTCCCGCAATGGTTCACCACCAAACGATCACTAGCCAGCGGCATCTCGCTCTCCGGCGCCGGCCTTGGCGGCCTCATCTACTCCCTCGCAACAGGCGCCATGATCCGCAACCTAGGACTACAATGGGCCTTCCGAATTCTCGGTATAATTGGCTTCATCGTAAATACAACCTGTACACTCCTAATCAAGGACCgcaacagcaccaccacAGGCCATCACAAACAAACATCCATGAACCTGACCCTCCTCCGCAAAGGCGAATACCAACTCCTCCTCGGCTTCGCCAGCTTCACAATGCTCGGCTACTTCGTCCTCATGTACAGTCTCGCCAACTACGCCAACGAAATCGGCCTCAACGCCTCTCAAGCCTCCATCATAACAGCAATATTCAATCTCGGACAAGCCGTCGGCCGCCCCTGCATCGGCTATTTCAGCGACCGCGTCGGACGGATCAACATGGCCAGCTCCATGACGTTCCTATCGGGTATCTTAGCGCTGGTTGTCTGGACGAATGCCAAGAGCTACGGGGTGCTGGGGTTCTTTGCCGTCGCGGAGGGACTCATCGCGGGAAACTTCTGGGCTACTATTGCGCCGCTCATGGCTGAGGTTGTTGGGCTGAAGGAGGTGCCGGCTGGGTTGAATATATTGTGGTTGAGTATTGTGTTGCCGTGTACGTTTAGTGAGCCGATTGCGTTGGAGATCTTTACGGGGACGGGCAGTTATCTGGGGACACAGTTGTTTACGGGGTTTGTTTATTTGGCTGCGGCGGGTTGTTTGGTGGCTTTGAGGGGGTGGAAGATTATGGTGGATTCGAGGGGTGCTGGTGTGATTGGGGATGGTAGTGAGAGGAGAACTGATGGGGTTGATGTACTAGTGAGTGGGATGGAGAGGTTAGGGTTTGTGGAGTTTTGTCAGCTTTGTTTTCGGTGG GAGGTCTTTAGGACCGAGCCTGGCATCTATACCAAAACTAAAGATCCAGATTTCCCAACTCCAGCAAGTTGA
- a CDS encoding putative chaperone binding protein, whose amino-acid sequence MKLARSSINPGRTKNIIHGVQGFIIFLAWACTIAVFTKGDGIDGRSAWYWALCWFSIPGLIYLIAVPMWPRARRFGNVYAFATVDCLYALLWFTAWVCVASYVAQGKSEGKDSNQEDKDKDSDKKTGCDNWKYGSASKCKISTATCIMGVVIFLLFIVTAFMSFRNVMHFRRTGTLPDAVSDPTFAAQSQAAFSSNPAHDFEEEDDFRSGRAGGMGSSVRSDRDEDYALLHQSEVDEFGNPSGRTAMHGAYDPTASNAGGSVLHDYNTVNTATSYGGAHGQHYAPNSEYAPPSEWGMGSSVSGYGREQITHNPNTLKNPKMADSIDIYNQYPLVLDPTSKAINLSSQTTTPASASTVTTELTELNALHRGLISLDPPNIPPPPLPINPKRSAQITKLRDSANTAYRKNNHAEAVRLYTYAIEMGIARPGWEPMSLAREELAGLFANRAQAYMAQQAWPEGLVDAKCSVESKPVGNVKAWWRAGKCLAEMGRWDEAQVAIDKGLEFEPRNGEGAKELLSLMEEVKEGMKRANSSSA is encoded by the exons ATGAAATTAGCACGATCCTCGATTAATCCTGGGCGAACGAAAAACATCATCCATGGAGTTCAGGGGTTTATTATCTTCTTAGCATGGGCTTGTACCATTGCCGTGTTCACCAAAGGTGATGGTATTGATGGTCGATCAGCCTGGTACTGGGCTTTG TGTTGGTTCAGCATCCCCGGTCTTATCTATCTCATCGCAGTGCCTATGTGGCCGCGCGCACGCCGTTTCGGAAATGTCTATGCCTTTGCGACGGTCGACTGCCTGTATGCCCTGCTATGGTTTACTGCGTGGGTCTGCGTTGCTAGTTATGTCGCGCAGGGAAAATCCGAGGGCAAGGACAGCAACCAagaggacaaggacaaggacagtGACAAGAAAACTGGATGCGACAACTGGAAGTACGGTAGTGCCAGCAAGTGCAAAATTAGCACGGCTACTTGCATCATGGGGGTGGTCATCTT TTTGCTATTCATTGTGACCGCATTTATGTCCTTCCGTAACGTGATGCACTTCCGCCGGACCGGAACCCTGCCAGATGCGGTCTCCGATCCTACTTTCGCTGCGCAGAGCCAGGCCGCCTTCTCGTCGAACCCCGCCCATGAtttcgaggaagaggatgattTCCGGTCCGGCCGAGCTGGTGGAATGGGCTCTTCCGTCCGTTCCGACCGCGATGAGGACTATGCTCTCCTACACCAGAGCGAGGTAGATGAGTTTGGAAACCCGAGTGGGCGCACCGCGATGCACGGCGCCTACGACCCCACCGCTTCCAATGCCGGAGGAAGCGTCCTTCATGACTACAACACGGTCAACACCGCCACCAGCTACGGGGGTGCGCATGGGCAACACTACGCACCGAACTCGGAATACGCACCGCCATCGGAATGGGGCATGGGCTCCAGTGTGAGCGGCTACGGGCG AGAACAAATTACCCACAATCCCAACACCCTCAAGAACCCCAAAATGGCCGACAGCATCGACATATACAACCAATACCCTCTGGTCCTCGACCCAACCTCGAAAGCCATCAACCTCTCCTCTCAAACCACAACCCCAGCCTCAGCAAGCACAGTAACCACCGAACTAACCGAACTAAACGCCCTCCACCGCGGCCTCATCTCCCTCGACCCGCCCAACATCCCCCCGCCCCCCCTCCCCATCAACCCCAAGCGCAGCGCCCAAATCACCAAGCTCCGCGACAGCGCAAACACCGCCTACCGCAAGAACAACCACGCCGAGGCAGTCCGACTGTACACATACGCCATTGAGATGGGAATCGCGCGGCCCGGGTGGGAACCTATGAGTCTGGCCAGGGAGGAACTGGCAGGGTTATTTGCGAACCGGGCGCAAGCGTATATGGCGCAGCAGGCGTGGCCGGAGGGATTGGTGGATGCGAAGTGTAGTGTTGAGAGTAAGCCGGTGGGGAATGTGAAGGCTTGGTGGAGGGCTGGGAAGTGTTTGGCTGAGATGGGACGGTGGGATGAGGCGCAGGTTGCTATTGATAAGGGGTTGGAGTTCGAGCCGAGGAATGGGGAGGGGGCGAAGGAGTTGCTTTCgttgatggaggaggtgaaggaggggatgaagagggcgaattcttcttctgcttaG
- a CDS encoding fungal-specific transcription factor domain-containing protein, whose translation MPKSRQASDNASRLDGHDRVNRSKRGLTCANCRVRKTRCDGTQPGCKTCEVYGVECRYEKAPPMSQILAMAKRLQETEQTITELRIALHEAREANVAQHTLSIERQIPNTPSADTSFDSASYIEASSSTQVAPESETAPEQILLSDLSLDENGKLCYYGPTSAVHAPPPAESTNVNDSYSSMSDARSLLTSAALESKIWEEFALGNAAIQTDIPRQMISKLLQIHWTWIAPMFNWVYRPAFMRDMAINGPCYSPFLVVVMCAHAAHFDDHQISELLISRARLLLGTEILNPSSIPTAQGLLQLSARELAWGSISQAWLYSGMAFRMVSDLGLHHSTTKIATLGHLTAEDLEIRRRLFWSCYFWDKAISLFLGRMPILQELPFDRCPELLDDSAENDLWAPYYGDQLSPDKAPPGEYPPMKSHLVSSFQNLDLTTGENSRLCI comes from the exons ATGCCAAAATCACGCCAGGCCAGCGATAACGCTTCGAGACTCGATGGGCATGACAGAGTTAATCGGTCGAAACGTGGTTTAACATGCGCCAACTGCCGGGTGAGAAAG ACAAGATGCGATGGCACACAGCCAGGATGCAAGACCTGCGAGGTCTACGGCGTGGAATGTCGCTATGAAAAGGCCCCACCCATGTCGCAGATCCTTGCCATGGCCAAGAGATTACAAGAGACTGAGCAAACGATCACCGAGCTGCGTATCGCGTTGCACGAGGCGAGAGAAGCGAACGTGGCTCAGCATACACTTTCAATAGAGCGTCAGATTCCCAATACACCCTCGGCCGATACCAGTTTCGATAGCGCTTCGTACATCGAGGCGAGCTCGTCTACACAGGTGGCTCCTGAATCCGAGACGGCGCCGGAGCAGATACTGCTTTCGGATCTCAGTCTTGATGAAAATGGCAAG CTTTGCTACTATGGTCCTACATCCGCCGTCCacgcaccaccaccggcagAATCAACAAACGTAAATGACTCATACTCGTCCATGTCCGACGCCCGGTCACTGCTCACTTCAGCTGCTCTGGAGTCGAAAATCTGGGAAGAATTCGCCTTAGGAAATGCGGCGATTCAAACCGACATCCCTCGGCAGATGATATCGAAACTCCTTCAAATTCATTGGACGTGGATTGCACCGATGTTCAACTGGGTCTATCGCCCAGCGTTCATGC GAGATATGGCTATCAATGGGCCATGTTATTCTCCCTTCTTAGTCGTCGTCATGTGTGCTCACGCGGCACATTTTGACGATCACCAAATAAGCGAACTTTTGATCTCAAGAGCTCGCCTCCTCCTAGGCACTGAAATACTTAATCCCAGCAGCATTCCAACGGCTCAGGGTCTCCTTCAGCTCAGCGCTCGCGAGCTCGCTTGGGGTTCAATATCCCAAGCATGGCTGTACAGCGGCATGGCTTTTCGCATGGTTAGCGACTTGGGGCTCCACCACAGCACAACTAAGATCGCAACGCTTGGACACTTAACTGCGGAGGACTTGGAAATCCGCAGACGCCTTTTTTGGAGCTGCTACTTCTGGGATAAGGCCATAAGCTTATTCCTTGGACGTATGCCCATTCTTCAAGAGTTACCATTTGATCGGTGTCCGGAGCTTT TGGATGATTCGGCGGAGAACGACCTATGGGCTCCATACTATGGTGACCAACTCAGTCCCGATAAGGCTCCCCCAGGGGAATATCCGCCGATGAAGTCCCACTTGGTTTCAAGCTTCCAAAAC CTAGACTTGACCACTGGAGAGAACAGTCGCCTGTGCATTTAA
- a CDS encoding magnesium transporter yields the protein MGAHDKFIGLALAVLASVAIGSSYVITKKGLVQAAEKYGFSGEGFEYLRSPLWWCGMIILISGELMNTAAYAFAPAVLVTPLGALSVLISALMGAYFLNEDIQVLGKLGAAICLLGSILLVLHAPGDRDIQTIEEILHLAIQPGFLIYCTLVTLFASYMIYKVAPRLGRTNPLVYLSICSTVGSISVMSVKAFGIAIKLTFAGDNQFTHASTYVFSLVLVVTTLTQMNYLNKAMGEFPASLVNAMYYVGFTTCTLTASIIFYQGLNTSDWTSITSMMCGFLLNFIGISLLTLSKTGQEARPESVRALSMRSFDMSRGRYDHVRTSSVDLPSALERRSSGLDAAERQ from the exons ATGGGAGCACATGATAA ATTTATTGGCCTCGCACTGGCTGTGCTGGCTTCGGTAGCTATTG GTTCGAGCTATGTCATCACCAAGAAG GGTCTTGTACAAGCGGCGGAGAAATATGGCTTCAGTGGAGAAGGATTTGAATACCTGCGAAGCCCATTATGGTGGTGTGGGATGATCATAC TGATTTCGGGAGAACTTATGAATACCGCCGCTTACGCTTTTGCTCCGGCTGTGCTGGTCACTCCGCTCGGGGCGCTCAGCGTACTCATCAG CGCCTTGATGGGCGCATACTTTCTCAACGAGGATATACAAGTCCTTGGTAAACTCGGAGCCGCAATCTGTCTCCTGGgatctatattattagtgCTCCATGCGCCGGGCGACAGGGACATTCAGACCATTGAGGAAATCCTGCACCTAGCGATTCAACCGG GCTTCCTCATCTATTGTACCCTTGTCACCCTGTTTGCCAGTTACATGATCTACAAAGTCGCCCCAAGACTAGGCCGCACGAACCCGCTAGTCTATCTATCGATTTGCTCCACCGTGGGCTCTATATCCGTCATGTCTGTGAAAGCATTCGGAATTGCCATCAAGCTCACCTTCGCCGGAGACAACCAGTTCACGCACGCCTCCACTTACGTCTTCTCCCTGGTCCTGGTAGTCACCACCCTAACCCAGATGAACTACCTGAACAAAGCAATGGGTGAATTCCCTGCGTCGCT AGTAAACGCAATGTACTACGTCGGTTTCACAACCTGCACCCTAACCGCCTCTATCATCTTCTACCAAGGCCTGAACACCAGCGACTGGACCAGTATTACCTCCATGATGTGTGGCTTCTTACTCAACTTCATCGGAATCTCCCTATTGACTCTGTCCAAAACCGGACAAGAGGCCCGTCCGGAGTCGGTACGAGCCCTTAGTATGAGATCGTTTGATATGTCCCGTGGGCGATACGATCATGTGCGAACGAGCAGCGTCGATCTTCCCAGTGCCCTGGAGAGAAGGTCGTCTGGTCTAGACGCCGCGGAGCGACAATAG